One Brassica napus cultivar Da-Ae chromosome A5, Da-Ae, whole genome shotgun sequence DNA window includes the following coding sequences:
- the LOC106454688 gene encoding protein FAR-RED ELONGATED HYPOCOTYL 1 isoform X1, with translation MPEEVVVNKKQCEVNSFHDVISSKHVLNMEVVEMSKKRKFQTDQSELSLLPLSKHACFDNAASSDSINGRSELNSEYSVSCVNSTSMECEDEVEMKEESSGSCSEDKMISFESHLDIIYGGENLEDFSDKDIENIIYLDEEEEEVGEEEAKGCSNTAKFVLSSGRWTVDQDSTQHGTKKPTIDQEFEQYFSTLML, from the exons TTTTCATGACGTGATCAGTAGTAAACATGTGTTGAATATGGAAGTGGTTGAGATGAGCAAGAAGAGGAAATTTCAGACAGATCAATCGGAGTTATCATTATTACCTCTGTCGAAGCATGCTTGTTTTGACAATGCCGCTTCTTCCGACAGTATTAATGGGAGATCCGAGCTTAATTCAGAATATTCAGTGTCTTGTGTGAACTCGACTTCTATGGAATGTGAAGATGAGGTGGAGATGAAAGAGGAATCATCTGGATCGTGCAGTGAAGACAAGATGATCTCTTTCGAAAGCCATCTCGATATCATCTATGGCGGCGAAAACCTAGAGGATTTTTCAGACAAAGACATTGAAAATATTATCTatcttgatgaagaagaagaagaagtaggagaagaagaagctaaaggATGTAGTAACACTGCTAAATTTGTTCTGTCCTCTGGGAGATGGACTGTTGACCAAG ATTCTACTCAGCATGGCACAAAGAAGCCTACGATCGATCAAGAATTCGAGCAATACTTCTCAACGCTAATGCTGTGA
- the LOC106454688 gene encoding protein FAR-RED ELONGATED HYPOCOTYL 1 isoform X2, whose amino-acid sequence MEVVEMSKKRKFQTDQSELSLLPLSKHACFDNAASSDSINGRSELNSEYSVSCVNSTSMECEDEVEMKEESSGSCSEDKMISFESHLDIIYGGENLEDFSDKDIENIIYLDEEEEEVGEEEAKGCSNTAKFVLSSGRWTVDQDSTQHGTKKPTIDQEFEQYFSTLML is encoded by the exons ATGGAAGTGGTTGAGATGAGCAAGAAGAGGAAATTTCAGACAGATCAATCGGAGTTATCATTATTACCTCTGTCGAAGCATGCTTGTTTTGACAATGCCGCTTCTTCCGACAGTATTAATGGGAGATCCGAGCTTAATTCAGAATATTCAGTGTCTTGTGTGAACTCGACTTCTATGGAATGTGAAGATGAGGTGGAGATGAAAGAGGAATCATCTGGATCGTGCAGTGAAGACAAGATGATCTCTTTCGAAAGCCATCTCGATATCATCTATGGCGGCGAAAACCTAGAGGATTTTTCAGACAAAGACATTGAAAATATTATCTatcttgatgaagaagaagaagaagtaggagaagaagaagctaaaggATGTAGTAACACTGCTAAATTTGTTCTGTCCTCTGGGAGATGGACTGTTGACCAAG ATTCTACTCAGCATGGCACAAAGAAGCCTACGATCGATCAAGAATTCGAGCAATACTTCTCAACGCTAATGCTGTGA